The Amycolatopsis coloradensis sequence TGTCGGTGACCGAGCCGAGGTGTTCGGCGCGGGCGACGGCGGGCGCCGCCTCCGGGAGCATGGTCAGCAGGATCGCCGTACCCGGCGCCCGCATCCGGCCCGCCATGATGGTCAGCCTGTCGGAGCCGCCGGAACCGAGCCCGGTGACACTGCCGCGGAACCGCTGTTCCCAGCCTTCGGCAACCCGGTTCAGCCGGTCGCGTAAATGGTCCGGACCAGTGGTGACCAGCTCGGGGAACGATTCGCCGAGCACGTCGGCGGGACGGCGGCCGAGCAGGCGGAAGAACGCGGCGTTGCCGCTGCCGAGTCGCAAGCCGGCACTGAGCGCCGCGAGCGGCATGTCGGCGACTTCCACGAATTCGCTGATGGTTCCGGGTCGTACGGTACGACCCGCGTCGAAAGCGCGCGTGCCGATCGGGGAAATCGTTCGGATGCCGGCCATGGAAAGCCCCCTTCTGCCTGAGCCAAATGTGTCCACCAAAGCCGTCCCTGCCCAAGACTCGGCAAACACTACGAAGCGGCGATCCACGGGGTCAACGAATTCCGGAGCAGTTCGTGGCCACCGAACCCACCGTGCGGACGGGCCGCACCGAAGGTTCGGTATCGGGGCCTCAGCTGGAGGATCCTCAGCTCAGCGGCCGGTTCGGTGACCGAACCTCGCACCGAGGGGGAGGCGAAGCGAATTCCACGTGAAGAAACTCTCGCGTTTTCGCTCCGTCACGATAGCACCGAATCCGCCGATCCTTAACATTGATTTAAGGTGGGCCCGGATCGCGATTCGCGAAGCGGGTGGCCCGATGATCGGTACACGGCCGTGGCCGCCTGTCGATCGACCGAATGGCCTTCAGCGAAGAAAACGATCGGCCGACCGGAACCGTCTATCCATTGTAGACACAGAGCCGCCACGGGCGTGGTGACACCCGGGGCGGCTCCGCTGGAGAATCAGACGGTTTCGCGCGTGGTCACCGCGTCCTTCTCGGCGGCCAGCGCGGTGCAGGTGCGCACCCAAAGTTCCCAGCCACGCAGCGCCTGGTTGCAGTTCCAGCCGGTCCAGCGGCCCGCCTGCGCGCCCTCGTTGCCGGCGCGGTTGCAGGCGGTTTTGCTGCTCCAGCCCTCACTCACCTTGCGATACGGCGTGCAGGAAGCCGCCGCGACGCCACCCGGCGCCCCGGCCGCGCACGGTTCCGCGGTGCTCGCCATCGCCGATCCCGCGGTCAGCACCGACCCGGCGAGGGTGGCGGCGAGAACGGCACCACGGAGCACGAAGCGTTTGTTCATCGAGTATTCCTTACCGCGAGCAAGACCCCTGCCCACAGTGGCCGATCCGCCGACGAAGATCAACCGCCTTGTGCCGGGCGAGTCACCGTGGTCGTGAGTGGCGATTCGGGTTCTCTTGAAGGGAAGGGCAAACGTGGCGTGATCGACTCCCTGTCACGCGGGCCGTCTTCGCCGACTTCGTGATGAGATCGCCGCCCTGGACGACAGGGTTCCGGACTGACTTGCCGGGGTCGTGAGTGGCAAAGACGGTCAGAGGGGTGTCTTTGTGTCCCTTGAGACAGCGGGGTCACGATCAGCCCGGCAGGCCGGGCCTCCAGCACGCAGCACGCCACATCCGACCTTCCCCTCAAAGAACCCGAATCGCCACTCACGACCACCCGGACCTGCGCAGCTTCCGCAGCCGGGAGAGGTCATTCGCCGGTGACCTGCTCCACCTTGCGCTGCAGCTTGTTCATCCCGCCGAGCCAGCGGTCGGTCTGCGTGGCCCGCGCGGCGTAGTAGTCCGCGACCTCGGGGTGCGGCAGCACCAGGAACCGGTCGGCGGCGATGGCTTCGAACAGCGCGTCCGCTACCTGCTCAGGATGGATCGCCGACGCGCCCATCAGCAGTTCGCCCGCCGGGCCGGTGTTCTCCAGCATCGCCGTCCGCACGCCCTGCGGGCAAATGGCCTGCACGGTGAGCCCGCGGTGCCGATAGGTCGCCGACAGCCATTCGGCGAAGGCGAGCGCGCCGTGTTTGGTCACCGAGTAGGACGCCGAACCGAGACTGGTCAGCAATCCCGCCGCCGACACCGTCGAGATGAAGTGGCCGCGGCCGCGTTCGAGCCACGGCGGCAGGAGCAGCCGCGCCGCGCGCACGTGTGCCATGACGTTGACGTCCCAGATCCGCGCCCAGTCCTCCTCGGGCGCGTCCACGCCGCCCATCGGCGCGATCCCGGCGTTGGCGCAGAAGACGTCGATCTCGCCGAGGGTTTCGCGCGCCGCTTCGATCAGGGACGCGACACCCGCTTCGCTCGCGGCGTCACCGGCGACGGCGGTCCCGCCGATCTCCTTCGCGACCTCGGCCGCGGCCTCCCCGTTCAGATCACCGACGACGACCCGGGCGCCCTCGGCGGCGAACCGGCGGGCGAGGACGGCCCCGATGCCGCCGCCCCCGCCGGTGACGACGACCCCGGAACCGGTGAACGACGCGGTCACAGGCCACCCGCCAGCGTGACGCCGCCATCGAGGACCACCGTCTGCCCGGTGATCCAGCCCGCCTCTTCCGACAGCAGGAACGACACGGCGCTCGCGATGTCCGCCGGAACTCCGAGGCGCTTCATCGGGTACGACTCGGAGACCTCTTCTTCGCGGCCTTCGTACAGCGCGGTCGCGAACTTGGTCTTGACCACGGCCGGCGCGACGGCGTTCACGCGGATCTTCGGGCCCAGTTCGAAGCCGAGCTCCTTGGTGAGCCGGATCAGCGCGGCCTTGCTGACGCCGTACATGCCGATCCCTGGTGAAGCGCCGAGCCCGGCGATGGACGCGACGTTCACCACCGCGCCGCCGTGCTCCCCCATCCACGCGTCCCGTGCCCGGCGGGTCCACGAAAGCGGCGCGAGCACGTTGACGGCGAAGATCTTCGCGGCTGCCCCGGGGTCGATGTCCAGGGTCGGCCCGAACACCGGGTTGATACCGGTGTTGTTGACCAGCATGTCGAGCCTGCCGAAGGTTTCGATGGTCTTGGCGACGGCCTCGTCCTGGTGCGCCTCGTCGTCGGCTTTCCCCGGAACGGCGATGGCGACCGCCTCGCCGCCCAGTTCGGCCACCGCTTCGGCCAGCGGCTCCGGCTTGCGCGCGGTGATGCACACCTTCGCGCCACGCTCGACCAGTTCCTTGGCGATTCCGAGGCCGATCCCCCGGCTGGCGCCGGTGACGATCGCGACGCGATCCTTGAACGAGTTCACTCTTCGATCTCCTCTGTGTTCACTGGCGCGACGCAATCACTAAGCGAGCGCTCACTTACAATGGGAAGGTCCGGAGACGGTGTCAAGCCCGCCATCCGGAACGAGCGTCTGGGAGGATCTGCGGATGACCATGTCGCTGTCGGCCGAGTTGTGGCCCGACGTCCAGCCGGAGACGGCACGGCGGCTGATGCTGGCGGGGGTCGAATCCTTCGCGCGCCGCGGCTATCACGCGACCACCACCCGGGACATCGCCTCGGCGGCGGGGATGAGCCCCGCGGCGCTGTACGTGCACTTCCCGTCCAAGGCCGCCCTGCTGTTCGCGATCTCGAAGTACGGCCACGAGCAAACGCTCTCCCTGGTCGAGAGTGTCGTGGCTCGGGAGACCGACCCGGTCGTGCGGATCCGGCTGCTGGTCGAGGACTTCGTGGCATGGCACGCGCGGAGGCATACCGTGGCCCGCGTCGTGCAGTACGAACTGCACGCGCTGCCCGACGAGGAGTTCGAGATCGTCGCGAAACTGCGCCGCCGCATCGAGCAGGTCGTGCGCGAGGTCATCACCGAAGGCGCCGCGGCGGGCGTGTTCACCGTCGGCGACCCGCACACCGCCGCCCGCGCCGTGCTCTCGCTCGGCGTCGACGTCTCCCGCTGGTACAGCGAGCGAACGCGCCAGACCCCCAAGAAGCTGGGCCAGGAGTACAGCGAGCTGGTGCTGCGCATGCTCGGCACGAAACTCTCCTGACCAGTACTGATCGACCCTTCCCGGCGATACCGCCACCAGAGTGACATACCAACTGGTCGGTATCTAGAATTACCCGTTGAGACGTTGACCACATACTAAGCGGTTGTTAACTTGCCCGGACTGCATCGCCGCAGCAGCGCCGAGCGAAGGGCATCCAGATGGCCGACACCGCACCGAACGCCCCTGAAACCGCCGCCGAACCGACGATCACCGTGTCCCAGCGCAGGAGGGCCGCGACCGCGGCGGCACTCGCCTCCTCGGTCGAGTGGTACGACTACTTCGTCTTCGGGATCGCGGCCGCCCTGGTCTTCGGGAAGACCTTCTTCCCCACCAGCAACGCGGCGGCCGGCGTCCTCGCCTCGTTCGCGACCTTCGCGGTCGGCTTCCTCGCCCGGCCGCTCGGCGGGATCATCGCGGGCAGCCTCGGCGACAAACGCGGCCGGAAACCCGTGCTGGTACTGGCGATCGCGCTGATGGGCGCGGCGACCACGCTGATCGGCCTGCTGCCGACCTACGACACGATCGGCATCGCCGCACCGATCCTCCTGGTCCTGCTCCGGCTCGTGCAGGGGGTCGCCGTCGGCGCCCAGTGGGGTGGCGCGATGCTGCTCGCCACCGAGTACGCGCCGCCCGGCAAACGCGGTCTCTACGGCAGCCTCGTGCAGCTCGGCGTCCCGATCGGGGTGGTGCTGGCGAACACGGTGTTCCTGGTCGCCGCCCAGGTCGCGCCGCCGTCGGATTTCCTCGTCTGGGCGTGGCGGATCCCGTTCCTGGTGGGTGTCCTCGTGCTCGGGCTGGCCTGGTACATGCACGTCAAGATCGACGAAACCCCCGAATACCGTCGTGCGGAAGCGAAACTCGCCGCCGAGGAACGCGGCCGCGCCAAGTCGCCGCTGCGCGACATCCTGCGCGACCACAAGGGCACGGTGCTGCTGGCGGGCGGCTCGTTCATGGTCAACACCGCCACCTTCTACATCCTGCTGAACGGTGTCCTCGACTACGCCACCCGTCACCTGGGGATGTCGCGGACCACCGTGCTCGTCGCGACCCTGCTGATCAGCACGCTGCAGCTGGCGATCATCCCGCTGGCGGCGAAACTGTCCGACCGGATCGGCAGGCTCAAGATCTACACCTTCGGCGCGGTGGGGGTCGCGCTCTGGGCGATCCCGATGTTCCTGTTGATCGACACGGCCTCGCTGCCGCTGTTCGTCGTCGCCTCGTTCGTCGGGTCGCTGTTCCTCGGCATCATGTACGGCCCGCAGGCGGCGCTGTTCGCCGAGCTGTTCACGGCCGAGATGCGCTACACCGGCGCCTCGCTCGGCTACCAGATCAGCGCGGTCGTCGGCGGCGGGCTGGCGCCGTTCATCATGGTGCTGCTGCTGGAATCCACCGGGACCTCGATGTCGGTCTCGCTCTACATCATCGTGCTGGCCCTGATCTCGCTCGGCTCGATCGGTCTGCTCGCCAAACGCGCACGGTCCACTTCGGACTCAGACGACCGCGCGCGCGAAGCGGTCGGCGACCAGCCGTAGCCGCTCCTTGACCTCGTCCGGCGCCTCCTCCACAACGAAGTCGACGTCCCAATGGGCGAGGTAGTAGGGCATCACGGAAAGGTCGTTGGAACCGACCCGGACCCGGCAGGTGCGCTCGTCGATGGCCTCGATCGTCCCGGTGGTCGGGGACACGTATTCGGCGAGCGCGTCCGCCGAGGCGTTCACCCGCAGCACCATCTGGTGCGGATACGGCGAAGACGTGATCCCGCGGGAGACGTACGCCGCGAGGTCCTCGGCGGGCGGTTCCCTCGGCGTGAACCGGAAACTCGTGTCCGGGACGCCGTCGATGCGGTCGACACGGAAGGTCCGCCAGTCGTCCCGGTCGAGGTCGAACGCGACCAGGTACCACCGGCGCCCGGTGTGCACCAGGCGCAACGGCTCGATGTAACGCTCGCTGACGTCACCGTTGTGGCTGCGGTAGCCGAACCGCAGCCGCTGATGGTCACGGCACGCGGACGCGATGACCGTCAGCGCCGCCGCGTCGATGACCGGGACGACGCCGCCGAGCGGGATCATCGCCGTGTTCAGCGCGGTGATCCGATGCCGCAGCCGCGCGGGCAGCACCTGCTCCAGTTTCGTGAGCGCGCGCACCGAGGTCTCCTCGATCCCCGAGACCGTCCCGTTCGCGGCCGTGCGGAGCCCGACGGCGACCGCGACGGCCTCGTCGTCGTCCAGCAGCAGCGGCGGCAACGCGGCCCCCGCGCCGAGCCGGTAGCCGCCCGCGACGCCGGGAGTGGCGTGCACCGGGTAGCCCAGTTCGCGCAGCCGCTCGACGTCGCGCCGGACCGTTCGGACGTCCACCTGCAGCCGGTCGGCCAGATCGGCGCCCGGCCAGTCGCGGCGCGCCTGCAACAAGGAGAGCAGCCTCAGCAGCCGTGCCGACGTGCCCGTGGTCATCGGTTCGCTCGCTTCATGGGAGGAGTGTCGCAGATATTCAGGACAGTTCCGGTCCGCATTGGGCTCGTGAGTGGTAATGACGGTTAGAACCTAGCCACTCACGAGCCGTAAGGTGACCCAGGTGATCGATCCCGCGCGAATGCTGTCCGTCGCCCGTGAAGAGGCCGAACTCGGCAAGTCCGAGGGCGGGGTCCCGATCGGTGCCGCCCTCTTCGACACCGGCGGCGTCCTGCTCGGCCGCGGCCACAACCGCCGGGTCCAGGACGGCGACCCGTCGATGCACGCCGAGACCTCGGCCTTCCGGAACGCGGGCAGGCGGCCGCACTACCGGGACACGATCATGGTCACCACGCTGTCCCCCTGCTGGTACTGCAGCGGGCTGGTGCGCCAGTTCGGCATCGGCCGGGTCGTCATCGGCGAGGCCACCACGTTCGAAGGCGGCCACGGCTGGCTCGAGGAACACGGCGTCGAGATCACCCTGCTCGACGATCCGGCGTGCACCGCGCTGATGACCGAGTTCATCCGGGATCACCCGGACCTGTGGTTCGAAGACATCGGCGTCCCGGCCGAGGACTAGGTTTCGGCCTCGAAGACGACGGTCCGGTTGCGCCCGGCTCCCTTCGCCGCGCGCAGCGCCTGGTCCGCCGCGCCGACGAGCCGGTCGAGCGTCTCGCCGCAGGTGGGATGCGACGACACTCCGATCGAGACGGTCGTCCCCGCGAACGTCCCACCCAGTGAGACGAACGTCGAGGAGATCCGCAGCCGGATGCGTTCGGCGATCGCGTGCGCGTCGAACCGGCTCGTGCCGGGCAGCAGGACCACGAATTCCTCGCCGCCGAACCGGCCGACCAGGTCAGCGGCACGGACCTCGGCGCGCAAGGTGTCCGCCACGGCCCGCAGGACGTCGTCCCCGACGTGCCTGCCGTGCCGGTCGTTGAGCCGGGCGAAATGGTCGAGATCGAGCATCAGCAGCGAAAGATCGGCGCCACGGCCGCGAAGCAGCTCGAACTGGGTGCGGGCACCGTCCAACCAGGACGACGCGGTGAGCAGTCCCGTGCCGGAGTCCGTGCCCGCGTGACCACGCAGCGCACGCATCGTCCCCGCCCGGTGAAGTACCACGAGCGCGCCCGCGAGTACCACGGTGACGAACGGCCAGTCCGCCGCCGACCACGCGAGCAACAGTCCGAACGCGACCATCGCCGCGTCGAAGGCGAATCCCGACGGTTCCGCCCCGAATTCGGCCGCCGGTGCGGCCAAGGCCGCGTCGACGGACAGGAAAACCAGACCGGTCGCGAAGACCAGGGCGAAACTTTCGAAATCCCTTGCCGCGCCGATGAACGGCGGCGCACCCAGCAGTACCGGGGTGATCGAGGCGCCGAGCGCCGAAAGCATGGTCGCGGACGCCGCGAACACCTGCCGGTGCGGGATCCCGCGCCGGATCCGGAACCAGCGATATCCCGCCGAGGCGACGACGAGCACCGCCGCCAGAGCGGGCGGCAGCAGGAGCGCACCCGCGAAAATCCACGCCGCGTCCAGTCCGGCGCCGAGCCGGGTGTCCGCGCGGGACCGCTCGACGGGGCGCGAAAGCTCCGCGCTGAGGACCATTCCGGTTAACAGAGCGGAAAACGGAAGAAACGACGACGGCGCGGGCGGCCGCAGGACGAAGAGGTAGGTGGTGGCGGCGATGGCGGCGAAGTCGACGAGGAGCAGGTACCCGATCAGGCCTCGCCTGGGTAATTCCCACAGGCTCCACGACCCCAGTACCCGCCGCGGCGCGGCGAGCCGGTCTCTCCGGTCGCGGCTTCCGGTCGCCATCAGCGAGTCCCCCACCATTTCGGCAAACTAGCCGGTAATCGCGATGGTGTCGATCCGCTTTCCGGGTCATGCCCCCCTACTAAGGTCGGTCGTTTCCGGCGGGTATTCCGGTGAATTCTTGACAGTCCTCAATGGTCTAGTCCACCGTGAGTAGGCGCACCCTCCCGGTTGATACGCCGCGTCAAGACGGAGGTGCTCCACACCTGCGCGCCTCGCCGCGCGCGTACCAGTTGGAGGACCGATGAAATCCTTACGACGCTGGGCAACACTGGCCACCACCGTCGGCGCCGCTCTCGCCACGGCCGCCGGCCTCGCCCCCGTCGCCTCGGCGGCCCCGGATCCGGTGCTCGCCTCGCCCTATCTGTACCAGTGGTCGGGACAG is a genomic window containing:
- a CDS encoding MFS transporter — encoded protein: MADTAPNAPETAAEPTITVSQRRRAATAAALASSVEWYDYFVFGIAAALVFGKTFFPTSNAAAGVLASFATFAVGFLARPLGGIIAGSLGDKRGRKPVLVLAIALMGAATTLIGLLPTYDTIGIAAPILLVLLRLVQGVAVGAQWGGAMLLATEYAPPGKRGLYGSLVQLGVPIGVVLANTVFLVAAQVAPPSDFLVWAWRIPFLVGVLVLGLAWYMHVKIDETPEYRRAEAKLAAEERGRAKSPLRDILRDHKGTVLLAGGSFMVNTATFYILLNGVLDYATRHLGMSRTTVLVATLLISTLQLAIIPLAAKLSDRIGRLKIYTFGAVGVALWAIPMFLLIDTASLPLFVVASFVGSLFLGIMYGPQAALFAELFTAEMRYTGASLGYQISAVVGGGLAPFIMVLLLESTGTSMSVSLYIIVLALISLGSIGLLAKRARSTSDSDDRAREAVGDQP
- a CDS encoding SDR family oxidoreductase, with product MNSFKDRVAIVTGASRGIGLGIAKELVERGAKVCITARKPEPLAEAVAELGGEAVAIAVPGKADDEAHQDEAVAKTIETFGRLDMLVNNTGINPVFGPTLDIDPGAAAKIFAVNVLAPLSWTRRARDAWMGEHGGAVVNVASIAGLGASPGIGMYGVSKAALIRLTKELGFELGPKIRVNAVAPAVVKTKFATALYEGREEEVSESYPMKRLGVPADIASAVSFLLSEEAGWITGQTVVLDGGVTLAGGL
- a CDS encoding nucleoside deaminase, producing MLSVAREEAELGKSEGGVPIGAALFDTGGVLLGRGHNRRVQDGDPSMHAETSAFRNAGRRPHYRDTIMVTTLSPCWYCSGLVRQFGIGRVVIGEATTFEGGHGWLEEHGVEITLLDDPACTALMTEFIRDHPDLWFEDIGVPAED
- a CDS encoding SDR family oxidoreductase, with amino-acid sequence MTASFTGSGVVVTGGGGGIGAVLARRFAAEGARVVVGDLNGEAAAEVAKEIGGTAVAGDAASEAGVASLIEAARETLGEIDVFCANAGIAPMGGVDAPEEDWARIWDVNVMAHVRAARLLLPPWLERGRGHFISTVSAAGLLTSLGSASYSVTKHGALAFAEWLSATYRHRGLTVQAICPQGVRTAMLENTGPAGELLMGASAIHPEQVADALFEAIAADRFLVLPHPEVADYYAARATQTDRWLGGMNKLQRKVEQVTGE
- a CDS encoding TetR/AcrR family transcriptional regulator; translated protein: MTMSLSAELWPDVQPETARRLMLAGVESFARRGYHATTTRDIASAAGMSPAALYVHFPSKAALLFAISKYGHEQTLSLVESVVARETDPVVRIRLLVEDFVAWHARRHTVARVVQYELHALPDEEFEIVAKLRRRIEQVVREVITEGAAAGVFTVGDPHTAARAVLSLGVDVSRWYSERTRQTPKKLGQEYSELVLRMLGTKLS
- a CDS encoding YafY family protein, with amino-acid sequence MTTGTSARLLRLLSLLQARRDWPGADLADRLQVDVRTVRRDVERLRELGYPVHATPGVAGGYRLGAGAALPPLLLDDDEAVAVAVGLRTAANGTVSGIEETSVRALTKLEQVLPARLRHRITALNTAMIPLGGVVPVIDAAALTVIASACRDHQRLRFGYRSHNGDVSERYIEPLRLVHTGRRWYLVAFDLDRDDWRTFRVDRIDGVPDTSFRFTPREPPAEDLAAYVSRGITSSPYPHQMVLRVNASADALAEYVSPTTGTIEAIDERTCRVRVGSNDLSVMPYYLAHWDVDFVVEEAPDEVKERLRLVADRFARAVV
- a CDS encoding GGDEF domain-containing protein, translated to MVGDSLMATGSRDRRDRLAAPRRVLGSWSLWELPRRGLIGYLLLVDFAAIAATTYLFVLRPPAPSSFLPFSALLTGMVLSAELSRPVERSRADTRLGAGLDAAWIFAGALLLPPALAAVLVVASAGYRWFRIRRGIPHRQVFAASATMLSALGASITPVLLGAPPFIGAARDFESFALVFATGLVFLSVDAALAAPAAEFGAEPSGFAFDAAMVAFGLLLAWSAADWPFVTVVLAGALVVLHRAGTMRALRGHAGTDSGTGLLTASSWLDGARTQFELLRGRGADLSLLMLDLDHFARLNDRHGRHVGDDVLRAVADTLRAEVRAADLVGRFGGEEFVVLLPGTSRFDAHAIAERIRLRISSTFVSLGGTFAGTTVSIGVSSHPTCGETLDRLVGAADQALRAAKGAGRNRTVVFEAET
- a CDS encoding helix-turn-helix transcriptional regulator encodes the protein MAGIRTISPIGTRAFDAGRTVRPGTISEFVEVADMPLAALSAGLRLGSGNAAFFRLLGRRPADVLGESFPELVTTGPDHLRDRLNRVAEGWEQRFRGSVTGLGSGGSDRLTIMAGRMRAPGTAILLTMLPEAAPAVARAEHLGSVTDIEAKILQGIASGLSSLEMADKFYLSRQGIDYHVARLQRKFKARNRVELVSRAFATGLLDSTAWPPRVPESRRAS